A single region of the Acidithiobacillus acidisediminis genome encodes:
- a CDS encoding DUF1641 domain-containing protein, whose protein sequence is MTTEQGSVPNLSAEQWAGLARLGDMVNGTQAFLGSPASSAVMDLALRFGEWNERYQLDESLEELLATVSTLRNAGILRWVRENAEFLRDNIELLQAFVPQLLKMVQEIPWAALPQALQILGELLPRVQALAEFVQMGAGNDLVAQLKKLGDLWEETRADETVIAALRLLRQLQEDGNLQRVAELSRQIGLMAETIPVESLVGQLLQEEEWGPLMSSLAALLHSGKAMTQALADAAEHEAHGKSGGISGLYHMLKDPDVQRGMRVVAVLPVYLQKAGVLPKDAAA, encoded by the coding sequence ATGACCACAGAACAAGGTTCCGTTCCCAATCTGAGTGCTGAGCAGTGGGCTGGTCTGGCGCGTTTGGGTGATATGGTTAATGGTACGCAGGCGTTTCTTGGTAGTCCTGCAAGCAGCGCTGTAATGGATCTGGCACTACGTTTTGGTGAATGGAATGAGCGATACCAACTAGATGAGTCGCTGGAGGAGTTGCTGGCGACGGTCAGCACGTTGAGGAATGCAGGTATCTTGCGGTGGGTGCGGGAGAATGCTGAGTTTCTGCGCGATAATATTGAACTGTTGCAGGCTTTCGTCCCGCAGCTGCTCAAGATGGTGCAGGAGATCCCTTGGGCGGCGTTGCCGCAAGCATTGCAAATCTTGGGAGAATTATTACCGCGGGTGCAGGCGCTGGCAGAGTTCGTGCAAATGGGTGCTGGCAATGACTTGGTTGCACAGCTGAAAAAACTCGGCGACTTATGGGAAGAAACCCGCGCTGATGAAACCGTCATCGCTGCTTTGCGTTTATTACGACAGCTGCAGGAAGATGGGAATCTGCAACGGGTGGCCGAGCTGAGTCGGCAAATCGGGTTGATGGCAGAAACGATCCCCGTGGAGTCCCTCGTCGGCCAGCTACTGCAGGAAGAAGAGTGGGGCCCGCTGATGAGTTCCCTGGCAGCCTTGCTCCACTCGGGAAAGGCCATGACTCAGGCCTTGGCGGATGCCGCAGAGCACGAAGCGCATGGGAAATCGGGCGGCATTTCTGGCCTTTATCATATGCTCAAGGATCCCGACGTACAGCGTGGCATGCGCGTAGTGGCGGTCCTTCCCGTCTATTTGCAGAAGGCGGGTGTGTTGCCCAAGGATGCGGCAGCCTGA